In the Actinomycetes bacterium genome, CCTGCGGGGCTTCTCGGTTGCACGCCCTCGCAGCAGGTCCGTCCCGACGATCCGGACGGACCTGCTGCCGACGCGGTGGTGCTCACGTGCGAGGAGAGAGATTCCTACGTCGCAGTGCGTCACGAACCTGGTGATTCCACCGGTTCGACCACCCGCCCATCTCCCTAGCGTCGATGACATCCGATCCACCTCTGTCGAGGAGCCGTCATGACCGTCACCCTGATGTCCGAGGCCATGCCCGTGCCGCTGGTACGTCACGTGCGCAGCTGGGCCGGCGCAGTCCCGACGCGACCAGGGCTTGTCGTCATCGCCAACCCGCGCGTCGCCCGCGCGGGTTGGGACGGACGTCCCGAGCTGCTCACCGGTCTGGTGGACCCAGCCGGGCGCTGCGTCGTCAGCCTTCCGCCCGATGCGGCCTACGCGGCCTCGACACTGCTGGGCACCGACGGCCCGGTCGACGTCCTTCCGGCTCTGCTCGGGATGCCCGAGCGGACTGTGGAGCGACGCGTCTACCGCTGGACGAACGCACCCACTGAACTCCCCCGTATCGGACAGTGGCTCCCGGCCACCCACCACGACGTCCCCGAGTGGCTACGTCCCTTCGGTGGCGACGTACTCGTCGCCACCGACGACCGGGGCCGTCACCTCGCCGGTGTCGGCATCAAGCGCCACGACCACCTGGTGCACGAGCTCAGCGTCGGGACGGTTCCCGAGGCCCGCGGTAAAGGTCTTGCTCGACTCCTGGTCGCACAAGCCGCCGCGTCCTTGCTGTCACGTGGAGTCGTGCCGACCTACCTTCACCTGCCCGACAACGAGGCATCCGGACGGATCGCGGCGGCAGCCGGCTTCCCGGACCTGGGCTGGAACTCCCTGGCACTAAACGAATCTTGATCCGTCGCGAAACCTCCCTGCAACTGAGGACGAGGAGTGGACTCTGCCCCCCGCCACCTCGTCAAGCGGTCCGGCGGGTCATGGGGATACGGGGTTGCTCACTCGGCTTGAAGAAATCGCATCTCCAACGAAACAGACTCGGGCACCGGGGCAAAAGGTCGCCGGCGGAGCTTCTCGACTCTTGGCCCGAAGACCGCCTGCACTCTGGTTCGGGCTGGACTACATGCCCGGCCGCGGGTTCGGATCTGAGGCCAAGCAGACGTTGTCGATTCGCCAGAACACCGCTGCGCGCCCGGTAGAGCCAGAGGTGGCACTCAACGCGACACCCCACGACTCTGATGGCGATGACTACGACGACGGTTTCGGGATGCGCTCCAAGGGGGTGTGCGCTGGGCCCTCGAGGACGTCACCGTCGGGCGAGAAGCGTGAACCGTGGCAGGGGCAGTCCCAGCTCAAGTCCTCGTCGTTCCATCTCACAAGGCATCCCAAGTGGGTGCATCTCGCGTCGACTTCGTGAAGGTCGCCCGCGCGATCTCGGTAGCGGGCGACGGTGCGTTCGGTTTCGCGACGCACGCCGGACTGCCCGGGTTCGAGGGCGGAGTCCTTCGCACCGGTCAGGGATCGGATGCGATCTCCGACGAAACAGGCCGCAACTTCCACACCCGTAGCAACCAAGCCGGGCAGGCTCCCCGGCAAGCCGGTACGTCTGGGATCCCAGTCGGCAGCCCATGGACTGGGATCGGTCCCCGTCACCAGTGAGTGGATCACATCCGCAGCGGCTGCCGCGTTCGTGTACCCCCATCCGCCGAATCCGGTGGCCATGAGGATACGAGGATCACCGCCGACCTGGCCGACCATGGGGAGGTGGTCGGCGCTGTGCAGGTCCTGGGCCGACCAGGCGAATCGGACGTCCTGGACGTCGAAGACTTCACGGACCCACCGCGCCAGATTGTCGGCCATGGCGCTGGAGGGACCACCGCGGCCCACGAGTTGGTGCTCGCCCACCGCGACAAGCCACGGGCGGCCTTCTCGGAGCACCACCCGGGTCGACCGCGTGGGGTCATCCGAGGTGTAGGTGGTGCCAGCGAGTGCACCGGGCGGGAGGGCGCCCGCTAGGGCGAAGGCTCTGTGGGGCACCAGTCGGGCGAAGGCACCCGCACGGTTCAGGAATGGCATGTGGCTTGCCTCGACGACGTTGCCGACAACGACGAACGATCCGTCGGACAACCCGACGCGGAGGCTCGACTCCTCGGACTCAACGGTCAACGCCGACAACGTGGGCAGGAACCACACCCCGAGCGCTGCACAGGCCGACGTGAGGCCGTTGAGCAGTGCCGCGGGCTGGACCAGCGCCTGGCCCTCATGTCGCAACACCGAAACCGCATCGACGGGGATCGGCAGCTCCCCGTCCGCGAGGGTGGGTATGCCAGCCAGAGTCGACAGCCGTGCCGTCTCGACCAGGTCGGCGCGCCCCTCCTCCCGTGCCGTGTAGACGAAGTGCACGTCATCGGTCAGGTCGCAGGCGATGTTGTATCGGCCGATCGTCTCGCGAAGTCGCTGCAGGCCAATGGCATTCGCGGCGCCGTATCGGACGGCAGCTTCAGCGCCTGCCCTACTGGCGATGCTGGCCAGGGTGGTGCCGTGGGCGGCCGTGAGCTTGACGGTGCTGTGGGTCGAGGTGTTGTCGCCGAAACTGCCGGCATCAACGACCGTGACTTTCATGCCCGATTCGGCCAGGTTCAGG is a window encoding:
- a CDS encoding GNAT family N-acetyltransferase, whose protein sequence is MTVTLMSEAMPVPLVRHVRSWAGAVPTRPGLVVIANPRVARAGWDGRPELLTGLVDPAGRCVVSLPPDAAYAASTLLGTDGPVDVLPALLGMPERTVERRVYRWTNAPTELPRIGQWLPATHHDVPEWLRPFGGDVLVATDDRGRHLAGVGIKRHDHLVHELSVGTVPEARGKGLARLLVAQAAASLLSRGVVPTYLHLPDNEASGRIAAAAGFPDLGWNSLALNES
- a CDS encoding FAD-dependent oxidoreductase yields the protein MLVVGAGITGLLVALNLAESGMKVTVVDAGSFGDNTSTHSTVKLTAAHGTTLASIASRAGAEAAVRYGAANAIGLQRLRETIGRYNIACDLTDDVHFVYTAREEGRADLVETARLSTLAGIPTLADGELPIPVDAVSVLRHEGQALVQPAALLNGLTSACAALGVWFLPTLSALTVESEESSLRVGLSDGSFVVVGNVVEASHMPFLNRAGAFARLVPHRAFALAGALPPGALAGTTYTSDDPTRSTRVVLREGRPWLVAVGEHQLVGRGGPSSAMADNLARWVREVFDVQDVRFAWSAQDLHSADHLPMVGQVGGDPRILMATGFGGWGYTNAAAAADVIHSLVTGTDPSPWAADWDPRRTGLPGSLPGLVATGVEVAACFVGDRIRSLTGAKDSALEPGQSGVRRETERTVARYRDRAGDLHEVDARCTHLGCLVRWNDEDLSWDCPCHGSRFSPDGDVLEGPAHTPLERIPKPSS